Proteins encoded by one window of Microplitis mediator isolate UGA2020A chromosome 1, iyMicMedi2.1, whole genome shotgun sequence:
- the LOC130674479 gene encoding uncharacterized protein LOC130674479 has protein sequence MESAVTDLEQSINQANGKIASITWKIETFENEFPLADNQESVLKLIKSVAEVTEEYQSLRKEILEVQQIQKQLTDSLKSKVSQVQKQYFVLRDKIIGSELSTAQDESNKLK, from the exons atggagtCCGCGGTAACAGACCTCGAGCAGAGC ATCAATCAAGCTAATGGTAAAATAGCATCAATTACATGGAAAATTGAGACTTTTGAAAATGAATTTCCTCTGGCCGACAACCAG GAATCGGtgctaaaattaataaaatcggtTGCGGAGGTAACTGAAGAATATCAATCTCTGCGTAAAGAAATTTTAGAAGTACAACAAATTCAAAAGCAACTTACAGACTCACTGAAATCAAAAGTATCCCAAGtacaaaaacaatattttgtgTTACGCGACAAAATAATTGGATCTGAATTATCTACAGCCCAAGACGAATCAAACAAATTGAAGTAA